One window of Thermacetogenium phaeum DSM 12270 genomic DNA carries:
- a CDS encoding class II glutamine amidotransferase — MRKEGEVRIPSGCAVAGIINRSGKVFSAQKIVSSIANMRNRSNGLGGGFAGYGIYPEMKDCYALHLFYRTTAARQETEEFLRRHFQIKAAEMIPTRKNRFISDAPDIWRYFLLPKDDRCHLSGIDEEDYVARCVMRINSEFPGATVASGGKNMGVFKAVGYPEDVADFYRLEDYQAYLWMAHGRFPTNTPGWWGGAHPFTLLDWAVVHNGEISSYDANRRYLEMRGYRCNLQTDTEVITYLLDLLVRKDGLPLRTALGIMAAPFWDEIDLMDEGSARTWRALRVVYGSALLNGPFSIIVGCRWGMIAMNDRIKLRPLVAAVKGDYVFVASEESAIRAICPCPDLLWAPKGGEPVYGLLEDKSGRAESRL; from the coding sequence ATGAGAAAAGAAGGGGAAGTAAGGATACCGTCTGGTTGCGCCGTGGCAGGTATCATCAACCGATCGGGGAAGGTTTTCTCCGCCCAGAAAATCGTTAGTTCCATCGCCAATATGAGGAACCGTTCCAATGGTTTGGGGGGAGGATTCGCGGGTTACGGCATCTACCCGGAGATGAAGGACTGTTATGCCCTGCATCTTTTTTACCGGACTACTGCCGCCCGCCAGGAAACGGAAGAGTTTCTGCGCAGACATTTTCAGATCAAAGCCGCTGAAATGATCCCCACCAGGAAGAACCGCTTTATTTCAGATGCTCCTGACATCTGGAGGTATTTTCTGCTTCCAAAAGATGACAGGTGCCACTTATCGGGGATTGATGAGGAGGATTATGTGGCACGCTGTGTCATGAGGATCAACAGCGAATTTCCTGGAGCTACAGTGGCCTCCGGTGGCAAAAACATGGGCGTTTTCAAGGCGGTCGGTTATCCGGAGGATGTGGCGGATTTCTACCGGCTGGAAGATTATCAGGCGTATCTCTGGATGGCCCATGGGAGGTTTCCCACCAATACTCCGGGCTGGTGGGGGGGCGCCCACCCCTTCACACTGCTGGATTGGGCGGTCGTGCATAACGGCGAAATTTCTTCCTATGACGCCAACCGCAGATACCTGGAGATGCGCGGTTACCGGTGCAACCTGCAGACCGACACCGAGGTGATTACCTATCTTTTAGATCTCCTGGTAAGGAAGGACGGGTTACCTCTCCGGACGGCGCTTGGGATCATGGCGGCACCTTTTTGGGATGAGATCGATCTGATGGATGAGGGGTCCGCCCGTACCTGGCGGGCACTTCGGGTGGTCTACGGCAGCGCTCTTTTGAACGGCCCCTTTTCGATTATCGTTGGCTGCCGTTGGGGGATGATCGCCATGAACGACCGCATCAAGCTGCGTCCCTTGGTGGCTGCCGTAAAGGGGGATTATGTTTTCGTTGCCAGCGAGGAATCGGCCATTCGGGCGATCTGTCCCTGCCCTGATCTGCTCTGGGCACCAAAGGGAGGAGAGCCTGTCTACGGTCTGTTGGAAGATAAATCCGGCCGGGCAGAGAGCCGGCTTTAG
- the purD gene encoding phosphoribosylamine--glycine ligase, whose translation MRVLVVGGGGREHTLVWKLKQSPLVKKIYCAPGNGGIASDAECVAIQGDDVQALADFASRERIDLTIVGPEAPLVAGIRDVFESRGLRLFGPTAGAALLEGSKVFAKRRMQRYGIPTASCEVFDDPEAALRYVRRAGRCVVKADGLAAGKGVIVAGSPAEAEEAVRLIMVERAFGDAGKAVVVEELLEGEEVSVLAFTDGKSIKPLVASQDHKRAYDGDTGPNTGGMGAYSPPPVYTEELHERVCREILEPLIRGLAGDGIVYQGVIYAGLMITSKGPYVLEFNCRFGDPEAQVVIPRLKTDLVEVVEAVLDERLDGIRLEWDPRAAACVVLASGGYPGRYEKGKVIAGLNEVPPDVLVFHAGTGLAEGKLVTSGGRVLGVTGFGATVREAVDRAYAGVEKIRFDGMHFRRDIAHRALKSGG comes from the coding sequence ATGAGAGTTCTGGTAGTTGGCGGGGGTGGGCGGGAGCACACCCTGGTCTGGAAGCTCAAGCAGAGCCCTCTGGTGAAAAAAATTTACTGTGCCCCTGGAAACGGGGGGATCGCCAGTGATGCCGAGTGTGTGGCCATTCAGGGAGATGACGTGCAGGCCCTGGCCGACTTTGCGAGCCGGGAGAGGATCGACCTGACGATAGTGGGGCCGGAGGCGCCCCTTGTGGCCGGGATCAGGGACGTTTTCGAATCCCGGGGGCTCCGGTTGTTCGGCCCTACCGCCGGGGCCGCCCTCCTCGAGGGAAGCAAGGTTTTTGCCAAGAGGAGGATGCAGAGGTACGGCATTCCCACGGCATCGTGCGAGGTTTTCGATGATCCGGAGGCCGCCCTGCGTTATGTCCGAAGAGCCGGCAGGTGTGTGGTGAAGGCGGACGGCCTGGCGGCAGGCAAGGGGGTAATCGTTGCCGGGAGTCCCGCAGAGGCGGAGGAGGCCGTGCGGCTGATCATGGTGGAAAGGGCCTTCGGAGATGCGGGGAAGGCCGTGGTGGTTGAGGAGTTGCTGGAAGGGGAAGAGGTTAGCGTGCTGGCCTTTACCGACGGCAAAAGTATCAAGCCCCTTGTGGCCTCCCAGGACCACAAGCGGGCCTACGACGGGGATACCGGCCCTAACACAGGTGGAATGGGGGCGTACTCACCCCCACCGGTTTACACAGAGGAGCTGCATGAGCGGGTTTGCAGGGAAATCCTGGAGCCTCTGATCCGCGGACTGGCCGGCGATGGGATTGTGTACCAGGGGGTAATCTATGCCGGACTGATGATCACCTCAAAGGGGCCTTATGTTCTGGAGTTCAACTGCCGCTTTGGCGATCCGGAGGCCCAGGTTGTGATCCCGCGGCTGAAAACGGACCTGGTTGAGGTCGTAGAGGCCGTCCTGGATGAGCGGCTGGATGGTATCCGATTGGAGTGGGACCCGCGAGCTGCCGCCTGCGTAGTCCTGGCCTCCGGTGGCTACCCGGGGCGCTACGAGAAGGGGAAGGTAATCGCCGGGCTGAATGAGGTGCCCCCGGATGTGCTGGTCTTTCACGCCGGTACGGGACTGGCCGAAGGCAAACTGGTCACCAGCGGAGGAAGGGTGCTGGGTGTTACCGGTTTTGGCGCCACAGTGCGAGAGGCGGTGGATCGGGCTTACGCCGGGGTGGAGAAGATCCGCTTCGACGGTATGCACTTCCGGCGGGATATCGCCCACCGAGCCCTCAAATCCGGGGGGTGA
- a CDS encoding ANTAR domain-containing response regulator, with the protein MPHINVLLGISSEELREGMKDILTGSGCRILAEATSVPDLLRKVRTISCDLVIMDLQLSGGSVLEAARIVEEDDLSVVLLLVSDLSTQEVRDFHYLVLPVARRSVIAAIDAVMLYKNRVQSLRKDLRKLREAMNNRKLIERAKGILMKSLGLDEQDAYRLLQKQSMDRGVPMKDIAAAVILASEIEGNK; encoded by the coding sequence GTGCCTCACATCAATGTGCTGCTCGGCATTTCTTCAGAGGAATTGCGGGAGGGTATGAAGGATATCCTCACCGGGTCCGGATGCCGGATTTTGGCCGAAGCTACCAGTGTCCCCGATCTCCTCCGAAAAGTCAGGACCATCTCTTGCGATCTCGTAATTATGGATCTTCAATTAAGCGGCGGAAGTGTTCTGGAAGCCGCCAGGATCGTCGAAGAGGACGACCTGTCAGTGGTGTTGCTCCTGGTGAGCGACCTGAGCACCCAGGAGGTGCGTGATTTTCACTATCTGGTGTTACCTGTTGCCAGAAGGAGTGTTATTGCTGCAATAGATGCCGTTATGTTATACAAGAACCGCGTCCAGAGCCTGCGCAAGGATTTGCGTAAATTGAGAGAGGCCATGAATAACCGCAAGCTGATCGAAAGGGCCAAGGGAATTTTGATGAAGAGCCTCGGGCTCGATGAGCAGGACGCTTACAGGCTGCTTCAAAAACAGAGTATGGACAGGGGTGTACCGATGAAGGATATAGCTGCCGCTGTTATCCTGGCCAGTGAAATCGAAGGGAATAAGTAG
- a CDS encoding HD domain-containing protein, which translates to MIRLEDVQQNPEVEVLMRKVHEYLSTMLAITHDEEHARHVASLSYRILKVLGYPEREAELAAIAGYMHDIGNVVNRYEHGRSGALIAFHLLLRMGMPPEEIATVIAAIGNHEERSGTAVSNVAAAVILADKSNVHYTRVRKEDEATFTTRDRVNYAARESYLEADPERKEIVMNLKIDTTICSVMEYFEIFMTKMLLCRRAANFLNCRFGLVINGSRFL; encoded by the coding sequence GTGATCCGCCTGGAAGACGTTCAGCAGAACCCGGAGGTTGAGGTGCTGATGAGAAAGGTCCACGAGTACCTGTCAACCATGCTGGCCATCACCCATGATGAGGAGCACGCCCGCCATGTGGCCAGTTTGAGCTACCGCATCCTGAAGGTGTTGGGATATCCGGAGCGGGAGGCAGAGCTGGCGGCTATAGCCGGGTATATGCACGATATCGGAAATGTCGTCAACAGGTATGAGCACGGCCGGAGCGGGGCGCTGATCGCCTTTCACCTGTTGCTGCGCATGGGGATGCCGCCGGAGGAGATTGCCACGGTGATCGCCGCCATCGGCAACCATGAGGAAAGGTCGGGAACTGCTGTGAGCAATGTGGCGGCAGCGGTCATTCTGGCAGATAAATCCAATGTGCATTATACCAGGGTCCGCAAGGAGGATGAGGCCACCTTCACCACCCGCGATCGGGTGAACTACGCTGCCCGGGAATCGTATCTGGAAGCCGACCCGGAAAGAAAAGAAATCGTCATGAACCTGAAAATCGACACCACCATCTGTTCGGTGATGGAGTATTTTGAAATCTTCATGACCAAAATGCTCCTCTGCCGGAGGGCGGCCAACTTTCTCAACTGCCGCTTCGGGCTGGTGATCAACGGAAGCCGCTTTCTTTAA
- a CDS encoding glutamate synthase-related protein, protein MAMSLRTALYTIQRDPERCIACRVCVRQCAYGVHRWDEETGQIISDDDLCVNCHRCVVFCPTKALTVSRTPLEYTDNDNWQRSDIDQIYLQAETGGVLLTGMGNDRPYPIYWDRLLLNASQVTNPSIDPLREPVELKTILGRKPDALELRDGVLKEHLPPQLELDVPIMFSAMSFGAVSLNTHKSLARAAVSEGIYWNCGEGGLHPDLAPYAERLIVQVASGRFGVNVDYLNQAAAVEIKIGQGAKPGIGGHLPGHKVGKEVSRTRMIPLGSDAISPAPHHDIYSIEDLRQLIYSLKEATGYRKPVAVKIAAVHNVAAISSGVVRAGADILVIDGFRGGTGAAPLRIRDNVGIPIELALAAVDTRLREEGIRNQASLVISGGIRNSSDVVKAIALGADAVYLGTAALIALGCHMCQKCYRGKCSWGIATTDPYLAKRLNPDIGARRASNLIRAWKHEIKEMLGGMGINAIESLRGNRLALRGVDLTERELEILQVKAAGE, encoded by the coding sequence ATGGCGATGAGTCTCAGAACGGCGTTATATACGATCCAGAGAGACCCCGAACGCTGTATTGCCTGCCGGGTTTGTGTGCGGCAGTGCGCTTATGGCGTCCACCGTTGGGATGAGGAAACCGGACAGATTATCTCCGACGATGATTTGTGTGTTAACTGCCATCGCTGCGTGGTCTTCTGCCCGACAAAGGCGTTGACTGTTAGCAGAACGCCTTTGGAGTATACCGACAATGACAACTGGCAGAGAAGCGACATCGACCAGATCTACCTGCAGGCGGAAACCGGCGGAGTTTTGCTAACCGGTATGGGCAATGACCGTCCTTATCCGATTTACTGGGACCGCCTTTTGCTGAACGCCAGCCAGGTTACCAATCCTTCCATTGATCCCCTGCGCGAACCGGTTGAGCTGAAGACGATACTGGGACGCAAGCCGGATGCTCTTGAACTGCGTGATGGCGTCCTCAAAGAGCACTTACCTCCGCAGCTGGAACTGGATGTACCGATCATGTTCAGCGCCATGTCCTTTGGAGCGGTAAGCTTGAATACCCATAAATCCCTGGCGCGCGCTGCCGTCAGTGAGGGGATTTACTGGAACTGCGGGGAGGGCGGATTGCACCCCGATCTGGCTCCTTATGCAGAACGCCTTATCGTTCAGGTGGCTTCAGGGCGGTTTGGAGTAAACGTCGATTACCTCAATCAGGCTGCTGCTGTGGAAATCAAAATCGGCCAGGGAGCCAAACCAGGTATCGGCGGGCATCTGCCCGGACACAAGGTGGGCAAGGAAGTCAGCAGGACTCGCATGATCCCTCTTGGCAGTGATGCCATTTCTCCTGCTCCTCATCATGACATCTACTCCATCGAGGACCTCCGGCAGTTGATCTACTCGCTGAAAGAGGCTACCGGGTATCGAAAGCCTGTCGCCGTCAAGATTGCGGCGGTTCATAATGTGGCAGCCATCTCTTCCGGTGTGGTCAGAGCCGGAGCGGACATTCTCGTTATTGACGGTTTTAGGGGAGGAACCGGAGCAGCTCCCCTGCGGATAAGGGATAATGTGGGCATCCCTATTGAACTGGCGCTGGCTGCCGTTGACACTCGGCTACGGGAAGAGGGGATTCGCAATCAGGCTTCACTGGTGATCTCCGGTGGGATCCGGAACAGTTCGGATGTTGTTAAAGCGATTGCTCTGGGAGCAGATGCGGTCTATCTGGGCACTGCTGCACTCATCGCTCTCGGTTGCCATATGTGTCAGAAGTGTTACCGGGGGAAGTGCAGTTGGGGGATAGCCACAACCGACCCTTATCTGGCGAAGCGGCTGAATCCGGATATCGGTGCCCGCAGGGCGTCCAATCTGATCCGGGCCTGGAAGCATGAAATCAAGGAAATGCTCGGGGGAATGGGCATCAACGCCATTGAAAGCTTACGGGGTAATCGCCTGGCCTTGCGGGGGGTCGATCTGACGGAGCGAGAACTGGAGATAC